Part of the Pyricularia oryzae 70-15 chromosome 3, whole genome shotgun sequence genome, TGTAGATTCCGGGTCGAACAGGGACACGGGGCGGAACCATGTGGTCATCAAAGTTGGAATGGTTGGCGACGCACAGATCGGCAAGACAAGTTTGATGGTTAAATACGTCGAGGGCAGCTGGGATGAGGACTATATCCAGACCCTTGGTGTCAACTTTATGGAGAAGACCATCAGCATCCGCAACACGGAAATCACATTCAGCATTTGGGATCTTGGCGGCCAGCGCGAGTTCGTCAACATGCTGCCGCTGGTTTGCAACGATGCTGTTGCTATCCTCTTCATGTTCGACCTGACGCGAAAGAGCACACTCAACAGCATCAAGGAGTGGTATCGCCAGGGAAGGGGGTTTAACAAGACAGCCATTCCGATATTGGTTGGTACCAAGTACGACCATTTCGTCAACTTTCCAAGGGAAGACCAAGAGGAAATTTCGAACCAAGTAGGCAAACCCATCCATCCCTTGATGTCTTGGCTGTGTTATCCCTTTCCGCAAGGCtaacttcttcttcttcaggCACGCCGGTTCGCAAAGGCTATGCGAGCATCTTTGATCTTCAGCAGCACAAGCCACAGTATCAATGTGCAAAAGGTTTGTTCAACCCTCATCACTTAAGCTTTTCCAAAAGAAATTATCCACAGCTGATCTGACACCCCCCGGCTTTAAAGATTTTCAAGATTGTGCTTTCCAAAGCCTTTGATCTCAAGTGCACCATCCCAGAGATTGAGAATGTTGGAGAGCCTCTACTTCTCTATCAATCATGCTGATAGTCACGCGCATATTCATGGTTGGTTGTATGCCTGGAGCTTTCTCCAAAAACCGCCGCCGGCATTCTTATCAAAACCAACTTAGCCAAGGCAATATTATCCCGTGGTCACGAAAATGGTCATGAAAAGTGACCAATGATTCCAGCCACCATGGTACGCATCAGCAATAACCTACCGATACTATCTGCGCTGTATTCGATATTTTGAGAAAACGACAAGCTCTCCGTCCGGGTCTGCTTCACATTACGAGCCTACAGACTGCAGTCATCAGCCTGCAGTTTGATTTTAAACATTACTCACCATTACATCAAAAAACATCCAGGAACACTACTCACCTTTTCCTTTGTCAATCTGCACTAAAATGCTATACTGCTACCAGCCCAGACTCCACTACACTGTCTCCCTCCTTGATTCTTCGCAGTTGGGATTTCTATTATATTGACGGAAGAAACATCCGCACCGAACGAATCCGAGAACATTCACTCTTTCAACCGATACACTCTCCTATCTTCTGTTTCATTTGTGTTTGGACGTTTTGGCGCGGATATCGAATTTTCAAACCCCCCAAATTGAGGGAAACGGATGGGAAGGGGAATTTCCGCTGGGTGTTACGtattccttttttcttgttctttttccGTTTCTTTACTTCACTGTTCATAAATGTAATCATTTAAACATTCCAATAAGACCTCGTGGTCGAACCTAATTTTAGGCCACGGAACCGTCATGACGGGTTTGCGCATGCTTCTGTCGAGACTTTCGGAAACGACGGGAATCATTGCAATCCGCGTTGCCACTTGTACGACCAGCAGTGTTTGTAAGGCTGTCTGTCGCAAATGCTGATATTGGAGTTTGCCCAGAGTACCTACCTCGGTATTTTCAATGAGATGGGCACTCGAAGCATCGAACATTATCCTACCCAGCAGTTCAAAATCAATAATTTTCCAGGTATCtagttacctacctacctatgaatctctacctacataccttacctacctaggtagctgtCAACTGTTTATCACTGCAAGACAAAAGACTCAATTGGATGCCTTAACTGTCGCACATCTGCTCCAACAAGGATAAGGGTAGCTATCTGCCTTGAGCAGACAGAGCAGAGTGCAGTGTCATCTACAGGAGAAAGCATATGTCAGTATAGGCTACCTAGCAGGCGTAAAGTAACTCAGCTGCCAGGCAGCTCAGTATAAAGGTCTCCTTGCAATGGCCCCACAGAAATTGAACTCATTAAGCGCGACGCGACTACCCAATCCACCTGATTCTGCCCCACTCAACCCCGCAGTCTTGTTGCCTAGCTCGACGTCAAGGTGTTGGTTCGTCTGGAGCTGTCAAGCTCCTCGGAAGGGATAGATGATGTTCACATCCCCAATACATTAATCCCGACAAATACGCAAACTCTACCTAACCACGATTACCACCGATATCATCTCGTCCCGGCTGAACTTTTCAAAAGCTGGACTTTAGGGACGCTTTAGAGTATCATTCATTGGCGCTGCAGTTCAGCGGCAAGCATCGCCATCATGGCGACCTTACTTCCACCTCATCCGACATCACAGACGATTAATTCGTTACTCGGAAAGCTGTCAGATGCCGACCCTGACTTTCGGTTCATGTCCCTGAACGACATCCTCACCGTTCTAGACAATGCTAAACACGACATTCTCCTTAATGATTACAATACTGCTGCTCGGACCGTCGATCACATTGTCAAGGCTTTGGACGATCAAAATGGAGAGGTGCAAAACTTAGCCATTAAGTGGTGAGTGATCGATTTCCCTCCTGTTCCATCTTCACGCAATACTCAGACCCTATGAAGCTTATCTGACACTGGCTCTTTAACCAGTTTGGGCCCTCTGGTTCAAAAGCTCCCTCCTCAAACCATCGGCCCTTTGATTGAGAAGCTCTCGACGATGACACCCAAGAACTCGGTGGATAACACTGTCCCATCGCTTGCCCTACGAGCAGTTATCGCCGCTCTTCCAAGGCCAGCACCTGGTGCTACATTCTGGGATAAGACCGTTGAGGATGCGTACAATCCGATCAGCCGAGTACTCATCCCTAGACTCCTGGGCAAGTCGACTCAGAACACCAAGGCTCCAGCATCTTTGCGTCTCCCTCCCTTTGGTGAGGGACTACTGGACCCCGGATCGATGAACATTGAAGCCGTCGATGTTTTGATTGAGCTGGTTCACTGCTTCGGTCCGATGCTTGCATCATACGAAGTCGAGGCCTTGCATGAAGGCGTCGTGGGACTCCTGGATAGCGAATCTTTGGCATACAGCGTGAAGAAGCGCGCGGTTGTGGCTATTTCTAGCCTGGCCGTCTATACAAACGATGCTGTCCTCGACAAGTTTGTTCAGCTGGCTGTTGCCAAACTTGGGAATCGCGCCACTTCGAGGAGCACGCAACGATTGTACATCACCATCTTTGGGTCTATGGCACGCTCCATTCCTCACAGGTTTGGACGTCATATGCAGGATGTTGCGCCG contains:
- a CDS encoding septum-promoting GTP-binding protein 1 gives rise to the protein MDTEPMPIDAHEDTLGGIEGSPHVGSSAQIRGSDRRHGQSQSLDQGFGSQAHQSPHNEDMERYNTPPIPPPGPSLSRPASGLSGGYHNGNSHANNNSADHVSRGSGAHVDSGSNRDTGRNHVVIKVGMVGDAQIGKTSLMVKYVEGSWDEDYIQTLGVNFMEKTISIRNTEITFSIWDLGGQREFVNMLPLVCNDAVAILFMFDLTRKSTLNSIKEWYRQGRGFNKTAIPILVGTKYDHFVNFPREDQEEISNQARRFAKAMRASLIFSSTSHSINVQKIFKIVLSKAFDLKCTIPEIENVGEPLLLYQSC